A single region of the Lactobacillus xylocopicola genome encodes:
- a CDS encoding metallophosphoesterase family protein, with protein sequence MSVFKYAKGLIKQARELQKKPLFNKKDELLDPMQSYVKVGEYNVGQEQQTPGGQPYNLTVYQDEDGILHQALSPQKTENLEPEYVRTYSPELGRYRAFVNRKTGRRYVVEEYLDRFVERVQGHVRRGKNSVNVSVITDTHYKDRNSLDFYGWNGLTHVNEFSYLDQSGLVDLKVHLGDWIDGSDTGFIGESELIKLRDAFKSKQVPSLLVKGNHDENDKYDEQHDMKASFPENEFENIMWPTLYNQRGVHYISRRHGVSYYDVDDVRFITVNTTDLPYLLNAQGQKHYDAKITLAVREDQVEEIIEILQQSSNKQIVFMSHANPINRKGSNALKYNGRSLHELLVAFNQGEKGQMHSIRGIPPEFRLANAFDFTNVKNARIIAYFCGHRHREDQYRINGIQYILFNCSALMGANHTLTTKYNKNWTRQLDHQTEFAGYVVNIDLHRHFIQVFGYGAAGRRRFFYV encoded by the coding sequence ATGAGTGTTTTTAAATATGCTAAAGGGTTAATCAAGCAGGCGCGAGAACTTCAAAAAAAGCCCTTGTTTAACAAGAAGGATGAGTTGCTCGATCCAATGCAGAGCTATGTCAAGGTAGGCGAGTATAACGTTGGTCAAGAGCAGCAGACACCTGGTGGGCAGCCCTATAATCTGACGGTCTACCAGGATGAGGATGGAATCTTGCACCAAGCCCTTAGTCCCCAAAAGACAGAAAATTTAGAACCGGAATACGTGCGCACGTATAGCCCTGAACTGGGGCGCTACCGGGCCTTTGTTAACCGCAAAACCGGACGCCGCTACGTGGTTGAGGAATACCTTGACCGCTTTGTTGAGCGGGTGCAGGGGCATGTGCGGCGCGGCAAGAATTCGGTCAATGTTAGTGTTATTACTGATACTCACTATAAGGACCGTAATAGTCTCGACTTTTACGGGTGGAATGGGCTAACTCACGTCAATGAGTTTTCTTATCTTGACCAGTCTGGACTAGTCGACTTAAAAGTTCATCTAGGTGATTGGATTGATGGGTCTGACACTGGCTTTATCGGTGAAAGTGAACTAATCAAACTGCGCGATGCCTTCAAGTCTAAGCAGGTGCCGAGCTTGCTGGTCAAGGGCAACCATGATGAAAACGACAAGTATGACGAACAGCATGATATGAAGGCCTCCTTTCCCGAAAATGAATTCGAAAACATTATGTGGCCGACTTTGTACAACCAAAGAGGGGTGCACTATATTTCCCGCCGGCATGGCGTCAGTTATTATGATGTGGATGATGTCCGCTTTATTACTGTCAACACGACGGACCTGCCTTATCTATTAAATGCTCAGGGTCAAAAGCACTATGATGCCAAAATCACGCTAGCGGTACGCGAAGACCAGGTTGAAGAAATTATCGAAATTCTGCAACAGTCTTCAAACAAGCAGATTGTGTTCATGAGTCATGCCAACCCAATCAATCGCAAGGGTTCAAATGCTTTGAAGTATAACGGCCGCTCTTTGCATGAATTGTTAGTTGCCTTCAACCAGGGCGAAAAGGGACAGATGCATTCTATCCGCGGGATTCCGCCTGAATTTCGCTTGGCTAATGCCTTTGACTTTACCAATGTTAAAAATGCGCGGATTATTGCCTACTTCTGTGGTCACCGTCACCGCGAAGACCAGTACCGCATTAACGGCATCCAGTACATCTTGTTCAACTGCTCGGCCCTCATGGGTGCTAATCATACGTTAACGACGAAGTATAACAAGAATTGGACTCGTCAGCTTGACCACCAGACCGAGTTTGCTGGCTACGTGGTCAATATAGACCTGCACCGGCACTTTATTCAGGTGTTCGGTTATGGTGCAGCAGGTAGGAGAAGATTCTTCTACGTCTGA
- a CDS encoding DNA-3-methyladenine glycosylase I, translating into MTLSTRCSWSKPNDPLVEAYHDHEWGKLNLNEQYLYEMLVLESFQSGLSWTTILHKRENLRTAFRQFKPAGVAQMADPDVNRLMQDASIIRNRRKIVAAIQNARAILTIAAKHGSFASYLQDFIKKPIINHPQTATEVATTSPIAQKLAKQMKQDGFTFVGPVVIYSFLEAIGLINDHLESCSFKYTNKE; encoded by the coding sequence ATGACCCTCAGCACCCGTTGCTCATGGAGCAAGCCAAACGACCCCTTAGTTGAAGCATATCACGACCACGAATGGGGCAAGCTCAACCTAAACGAGCAGTACTTATATGAAATGCTCGTGCTTGAATCATTTCAGTCGGGCCTCAGCTGGACTACGATCTTACACAAGCGCGAGAACTTGCGGACGGCATTCAGGCAGTTCAAGCCTGCCGGAGTAGCCCAGATGGCCGACCCTGACGTAAACAGACTGATGCAGGATGCGTCCATCATTCGCAACCGGCGTAAAATTGTGGCCGCCATCCAAAATGCACGGGCAATATTAACTATTGCGGCCAAACATGGCAGCTTTGCCAGTTACCTGCAAGATTTTATTAAAAAACCCATCATCAACCACCCGCAAACAGCTACCGAAGTGGCGACGACAAGTCCGATTGCCCAGAAGCTGGCCAAACAAATGAAGCAAGACGGCTTTACCTTTGTCGGTCCCGTGGTCATCTATTCCTTTTTAGAAGCTATTGGCCTCATCAATGACCACTTAGAAAGTTGCAGCTTCAAGTACACGAATAAAGAATAA
- the asnB gene encoding asparagine synthase (glutamine-hydrolyzing), with translation MCGIVAFYNPDINDKQAAIGKMMATIKHRGPNSDGYYTNDQVALGFRRLSIIDLRGGSQPIYNEDQTRAIIFNGEIYNFKPLRKELLAAGHTFSTKTDTEVLLHGFEEWGMDGLLKRVRGMFAFVIWDDNTQTMYGARDFFGIKPLYYSDENGHLIMGSEIKSFLAYPGFKRRLNTTAVKPYLMNQYNDLNETFFKGIHRFPAGHWFEYQGGELKLHQYWDAEYKANSLSFEETVNRINEDLQETVKLYHNADVPVGAFLSEGVDSSYITSILNPDDVFSISFDDATYDEASKAKALADIKGWKFFADKVNADEAMHDFAEMQYHMDEPDANPSIIPLWYLCKLARKHVTVALSGEGADELFAGYVNYGMHTHNSVIKAFTSQFKKLPPKSRLKLARRIKKLPNFPGKVHLYTNLAEPSEFYVGQSVIYDMDYPTIFTSDDANGILKPSYRNKLTVNSIYQNDFKKVKDLDNVRQMQYIDLHHFMLNDIEQKADKISMAHSLELRVPYLDKKIAERANSIPTDYLVNKYDTKYALRKAAEKVLPDEWAQRPKLGFPTPIKQWLQEPRFYKQVRELFSEDFVADIFEQAQILRLLDDNYHGDGSHRRQVWTIYTFLIWYKLFFVDYEGTVANYQHVQPEVANLIEQGKLV, from the coding sequence ATGTGCGGAATTGTCGCATTTTATAATCCAGATATCAATGATAAGCAAGCGGCCATTGGCAAGATGATGGCTACTATTAAGCACCGCGGTCCTAACTCAGACGGCTACTACACGAATGATCAAGTTGCTCTGGGCTTTAGACGGCTGTCAATTATTGACTTGCGCGGTGGTAGTCAACCGATCTACAATGAAGATCAAACTCGGGCAATTATCTTTAATGGTGAAATCTATAACTTCAAGCCACTGCGAAAAGAGCTACTTGCTGCTGGCCATACTTTCTCAACTAAGACTGATACAGAAGTGCTTTTGCATGGTTTTGAGGAATGGGGGATGGACGGTCTCTTAAAGCGGGTGCGGGGCATGTTTGCCTTTGTTATTTGGGATGATAACACCCAAACCATGTACGGTGCCCGTGACTTTTTTGGGATTAAACCGTTATATTATAGTGACGAAAACGGCCACCTGATTATGGGTTCAGAGATCAAGAGTTTTTTGGCCTATCCCGGCTTTAAGCGCAGGTTGAATACTACTGCTGTTAAGCCTTACCTGATGAACCAGTATAACGACCTTAATGAGACCTTCTTCAAGGGCATCCACCGCTTCCCAGCCGGTCATTGGTTTGAGTACCAGGGCGGTGAGCTGAAGCTTCACCAGTATTGGGATGCTGAGTACAAGGCCAATAGTTTAAGTTTTGAGGAGACAGTTAATCGAATTAATGAAGACCTCCAAGAAACCGTCAAACTCTACCATAATGCTGATGTTCCGGTCGGAGCCTTCTTGTCAGAGGGGGTTGATTCCAGTTACATTACCAGTATTTTGAACCCTGATGATGTCTTTTCCATTTCCTTTGATGATGCAACTTATGATGAGGCGTCAAAGGCTAAGGCATTAGCGGACATTAAAGGCTGGAAGTTCTTTGCTGACAAGGTAAATGCCGATGAAGCCATGCATGACTTTGCCGAGATGCAGTATCACATGGATGAACCTGACGCTAACCCGTCAATTATTCCCTTGTGGTATCTGTGCAAGTTAGCACGTAAGCATGTGACGGTTGCCTTATCGGGTGAAGGTGCTGACGAATTGTTTGCCGGTTACGTCAACTATGGTATGCATACGCATAACAGCGTGATCAAGGCCTTCACCTCCCAGTTCAAGAAGTTGCCTCCAAAGAGTAGGCTCAAGTTGGCCCGCCGAATCAAGAAGCTGCCAAATTTTCCAGGCAAAGTACACTTATACACGAACCTGGCTGAACCCAGCGAATTTTATGTAGGACAATCAGTGATCTATGATATGGACTATCCTACGATCTTTACGTCTGACGATGCCAATGGGATTCTAAAGCCGTCATACCGCAACAAGTTGACGGTCAACAGTATCTACCAGAATGACTTCAAGAAGGTCAAGGACCTCGACAACGTTCGGCAGATGCAGTATATTGACTTACACCACTTTATGCTCAATGACATTGAGCAGAAGGCAGATAAGATTTCCATGGCGCATTCACTAGAATTGCGGGTACCATACTTAGACAAAAAGATTGCGGAACGGGCCAATTCCATTCCGACTGACTATCTGGTCAACAAGTATGATACCAAATATGCTCTGCGTAAGGCCGCGGAAAAAGTCTTACCAGATGAATGGGCCCAGCGACCAAAATTGGGTTTTCCTACCCCGATTAAGCAATGGCTGCAGGAACCGCGCTTTTACAAACAAGTCAGGGAACTCTTCAGCGAAGACTTTGTTGCCGATATTTTTGAGCAAGCGCAGATTTTGCGCTTGCTCGATGATAATTACCACGGCGATGGTTCACACCGTCGCCAGGTCTGGACCATCTACACCTTTCTTATTTGGTACAAGCTATTCTTCGTCGATTACGAGGGTACAGTAGCCAATTACCAGCACGTGCAACCAGAAGTAGCTAACTTGATTGAACAAGGAAAGCTAGTTTAA
- the phnC gene encoding phosphonate ABC transporter ATP-binding protein has protein sequence MADSAVKPIIELKKVKKVYGKDVVGLKDVDLAINKGEFVVIVGLSGAGKSTLLRSINRLIDVSAGDILINGESITKAKGKQLRLLRRNIGMIFQSFNLVKRSSVLRNVLTGRVAYYPTWKSSLNLFTKEDKQRAYDALQQVDLADKVYSRADELSGGQQQRVAIARVLTQNPDIILADEPTASLDPQTSRRVLSDLKMLNEKHGMTVVINLHSVQLAREFGQRVIGVRAGKIIYDGKMSDTPESTFKQIYSGGDEDE, from the coding sequence ATGGCAGATTCTGCAGTTAAGCCAATCATTGAATTAAAGAAGGTCAAAAAGGTTTACGGTAAAGACGTTGTTGGGCTAAAAGACGTCGATTTAGCTATTAATAAAGGCGAATTTGTCGTGATTGTTGGGTTATCGGGTGCCGGTAAGTCCACTCTGCTGCGCTCGATCAACCGTCTCATCGATGTGAGTGCGGGTGATATCTTAATTAACGGTGAATCGATTACCAAGGCCAAGGGCAAGCAACTACGCCTGCTGCGCCGCAACATCGGGATGATCTTTCAGAGTTTTAACTTGGTTAAACGCTCTAGTGTCTTGCGCAATGTATTAACGGGTCGGGTAGCTTACTATCCCACCTGGAAGAGCAGTTTAAACTTGTTTACCAAGGAAGATAAGCAGCGTGCCTATGACGCCTTGCAGCAAGTTGACTTGGCCGATAAGGTCTATTCGCGGGCTGATGAGCTGTCGGGTGGTCAGCAACAACGGGTTGCGATTGCCCGGGTATTGACCCAAAATCCCGACATTATTTTGGCGGATGAACCGACTGCCTCACTCGACCCGCAGACTTCGCGCCGCGTCTTGAGCGATCTTAAGATGCTCAACGAAAAGCATGGCATGACTGTGGTCATCAACTTGCATAGTGTCCAATTGGCCCGTGAATTTGGCCAGCGGGTAATCGGGGTTCGCGCTGGTAAGATTATCTACGATGGCAAGATGAGTGACACGCCGGAGTCGACTTTTAAGCAAATATACAGTGGCGGTGATGAAGATGAGTAA
- the phnE gene encoding phosphonate ABC transporter, permease protein PhnE: MDTTMKKLPPKPVETKKRLLHWAVAVITAALIVWSCTGIDFGGIKETAGQIAGAIFGGIFHPDWSYVYNGTGEDLVSQLWETVCIAFLGTFISAIISLPFAFWAAHTKHKKWYVSRTGKIVLAIIRSFPEIVLALMFIKAVGPGSAAGVLALGFHSVGMLAKLFSEAIENLEDGPNEAVTAVGGSKTNIVMFSTLPNLLPALISNTLYRFDVSIRSASILGLVGAGGIGYPLIIALQYRQWNRVGIILLGIILMVIVIDGISGWIRKKLV; the protein is encoded by the coding sequence ATGGATACTACAATGAAAAAACTGCCTCCAAAACCGGTAGAGACGAAGAAGCGGCTGCTGCACTGGGCAGTGGCTGTAATCACGGCAGCTTTAATTGTTTGGTCATGTACTGGAATTGATTTTGGCGGCATTAAAGAAACTGCCGGCCAGATTGCGGGCGCAATCTTTGGGGGAATCTTTCATCCAGACTGGTCTTATGTATACAACGGAACCGGTGAGGACCTAGTTTCCCAATTATGGGAAACCGTCTGTATTGCCTTTTTAGGAACATTTATCTCAGCAATCATTTCACTACCGTTTGCCTTTTGGGCGGCCCATACCAAGCATAAGAAGTGGTATGTTTCGCGGACAGGAAAGATTGTGCTGGCAATTATCCGGTCGTTTCCCGAGATCGTGTTGGCTTTAATGTTTATCAAGGCGGTTGGGCCGGGTTCAGCTGCCGGTGTGTTAGCACTGGGCTTTCACTCAGTGGGGATGCTGGCTAAGCTCTTCTCCGAAGCGATCGAGAATCTAGAAGATGGTCCGAACGAGGCGGTAACAGCAGTTGGTGGTTCAAAGACTAACATTGTGATGTTTTCAACGCTGCCCAACCTCTTGCCAGCGCTGATTTCCAACACCTTGTACCGGTTCGACGTTTCGATTCGGTCGGCTTCCATTCTCGGCCTGGTTGGTGCCGGCGGAATCGGTTATCCGCTGATTATTGCCTTGCAATATCGGCAGTGGAACCGGGTGGGCATCATCCTGCTTGGTATTATTCTGATGGTCATTGTGATTGACGGGATTTCCGGTTGGATCCGCAAGAAGCTGGTTTAA
- the phnE gene encoding phosphonate ABC transporter, permease protein PhnE: protein MSKTERDQLLTLPKKKFNFLNLIWLIIFIGGIFVSTDVTKTSLGAFFANFSQFTDIFVQMMHPDWSYLGTVVPLLLETIKMAILGTVIGSVVAFIYALLIARNIVKNQAVTGVLRIMMNIIRTVPDLLLGAIFVAIVGIGPVAGVLALAIATFGIVVKLFYEAIETIDPGPIEALTAVGANKLQIIVFAVLPQVMTYFISYCLYAFEINVRASTVLGYIGAGGIGLYLQQTLQVFDYGKTGTIIIVIIVVVVLIDYVSSKSREALME, encoded by the coding sequence ATGAGTAAGACTGAGCGTGACCAGCTGCTGACCCTGCCAAAAAAGAAGTTCAACTTTTTAAACCTCATTTGGTTAATCATCTTTATTGGCGGTATCTTCGTTTCAACTGATGTCACTAAGACAAGTTTGGGTGCGTTTTTTGCCAATTTTAGCCAGTTTACCGATATTTTTGTGCAGATGATGCATCCGGATTGGTCTTACCTGGGGACAGTGGTTCCGCTACTCCTTGAGACTATCAAAATGGCTATCTTGGGTACGGTGATTGGTTCAGTGGTGGCCTTTATCTACGCTTTGCTGATTGCCCGCAATATTGTCAAAAACCAGGCTGTAACTGGTGTTTTGCGGATAATGATGAATATCATCAGGACGGTCCCAGACCTCCTACTCGGGGCGATTTTTGTTGCTATTGTCGGCATTGGCCCAGTTGCCGGTGTGCTGGCGCTAGCAATTGCCACTTTTGGTATTGTCGTCAAGCTCTTTTATGAAGCAATCGAAACGATTGATCCAGGTCCCATAGAGGCTTTGACCGCGGTTGGGGCTAACAAGTTGCAAATCATTGTATTTGCGGTGTTACCGCAGGTGATGACCTACTTTATTTCATATTGCTTGTATGCTTTTGAGATTAATGTCCGGGCTTCAACCGTCCTCGGCTACATCGGTGCAGGCGGGATTGGCCTGTACTTGCAACAGACCCTGCAAGTCTTTGACTATGGGAAGACTGGCACCATCATTATTGTGATTATCGTGGTGGTGGTCTTGATTGATTATGTTTCGTCTAAATCACGGGAGGCGTTGATGGAATAA